One window of Streptomyces sp. NBC_00273 genomic DNA carries:
- a CDS encoding S8 family peptidase — protein sequence MSVMRHTRRRLAGISATAVAALALGAAAALPASAADTGVQGVIENAGAAGTVSGSYIVTLKDSAARSTADSGKAVAKRYGARIDKTYSAALNGYSVEVSEAQAKKLAADPAVKSVVQNRVFTVDATQPNPPSWGLDRIDQRALPLNQSYTYPDKAGEGVTAYIIDTGVRITHQDFGSRASYGYDAIDNDNTAQDGHGHGTHVAGTVAGGAYGVAKKAKIVGVRVLDNNGSGTTAQVVAGIDWVTRNAVKPAVANMSLGGGADSALDTAVRNSIASGITYGVAAGNESTNASTKSPARVAEAITVGATTNTDAKASYSNYGTVLDIFAPGSSITSSWGTGDTATNTISGTSMATPHVVGAAALYLAQNPASTPAQVRDGLVGAATPNVVTSPGTGSPNLLLNVGEGGTVPPGKRFENTADYAINDNATVDSPVTVAGVAGNAPASLAVAVDIKHTYIGDLKVDLVAPDGTVYTLHNRTGGSADNIIKTFTVNASSEVANGVWKLRVNDNANVDTGKIDSWALQF from the coding sequence ATGTCCGTGATGCGTCACACCCGCCGGAGGCTCGCCGGCATCAGCGCGACCGCAGTCGCCGCCCTCGCGCTCGGCGCGGCCGCCGCGTTACCCGCCTCGGCGGCCGACACCGGCGTGCAGGGCGTGATCGAGAACGCCGGTGCCGCCGGAACCGTCTCCGGCAGCTACATCGTGACCCTGAAGGACTCCGCCGCCCGCTCCACCGCCGACAGCGGCAAGGCGGTCGCGAAGCGGTACGGAGCGAGGATCGACAAGACCTACAGCGCCGCCCTCAACGGCTACTCCGTCGAGGTCTCCGAGGCCCAGGCGAAGAAGCTCGCCGCCGACCCGGCGGTCAAGTCCGTCGTGCAGAACCGCGTCTTCACCGTCGACGCGACCCAGCCCAACCCGCCGTCGTGGGGCCTGGACCGCATCGACCAGCGCGCGCTCCCGCTCAACCAGAGCTACACCTACCCGGACAAGGCCGGCGAGGGCGTCACCGCCTACATCATCGACACCGGTGTCCGCATCACGCACCAGGACTTCGGCAGCCGCGCCTCCTACGGCTACGACGCCATCGACAACGACAACACCGCCCAGGACGGCCACGGTCACGGCACGCACGTCGCCGGAACCGTCGCGGGCGGCGCGTACGGCGTGGCCAAGAAGGCCAAGATCGTCGGCGTCCGCGTGCTCGACAACAACGGCAGCGGTACGACGGCCCAGGTCGTCGCGGGCATCGACTGGGTGACCCGCAACGCGGTCAAGCCGGCGGTGGCCAACATGTCGCTCGGCGGCGGAGCGGACTCCGCGCTCGACACGGCCGTGCGCAACTCCATCGCCTCCGGCATCACCTACGGCGTCGCCGCGGGCAACGAGTCCACCAACGCCTCGACGAAGTCCCCGGCGCGCGTGGCCGAGGCCATCACGGTCGGCGCCACCACCAACACCGACGCCAAGGCCAGCTACTCCAACTACGGCACCGTCCTCGACATCTTCGCGCCGGGCTCCTCCATCACCTCCTCGTGGGGCACCGGCGACACGGCCACCAACACCATCTCCGGCACCTCGATGGCCACCCCGCACGTGGTCGGCGCGGCGGCGCTGTACCTGGCGCAGAACCCGGCCAGCACGCCCGCCCAGGTCCGCGACGGCCTGGTGGGCGCAGCGACCCCGAACGTGGTGACCAGCCCCGGCACGGGCTCCCCGAACCTGCTGCTCAACGTGGGTGAGGGCGGCACCGTCCCGCCCGGCAAGCGGTTCGAGAACACCGCCGACTACGCGATCAACGACAACGCCACCGTCGATTCGCCCGTCACCGTCGCCGGGGTCGCGGGCAACGCCCCGGCGTCACTGGCCGTCGCAGTCGACATCAAGCACACCTACATCGGTGACCTCAAGGTGGACCTGGTCGCACCCGACGGCACCGTCTACACCCTGCACAACCGCACCGGCGGCAGCGCGGACAACATCATCAAGACCTTCACGGTCAACGCCTCTTCCGAGGTCGCCAACGGGGTGTGGAAGCTCCGCGTGAACGACAACGCGAACGTCGACACCGGCAAGATCGACTCGTGGGCGCTCCAGTTCTGA
- the rox gene encoding rifampin monooxygenase: MIDVIVVGGGPTGLMLACELRLHGVHVLVLEKETEPTPYVRALGLHVRSIEVMAQRGLLDRFLAHGRRYEVGGFFAGLGTSWPERMDTAHSYVLGIPQTITDRLLAERAAELGAEVRRGCELVGLSQDEDGVGVELADGTRLRSRHLVGCDGGRSTVRKLLGVGFPGEPSRVETLLGEMELTAEPETLAAVMAEVRKTQLRFGAAPFGNGVYRVVVPAEGLAQDRAVPPTFEEFKQRLRAVGGTDFGAHSPRWLSRFGDATRQAERYRVGRVLLAGDAAHIHPPTGGQGLNLGVQDAFNLGWKLAAEVGGWAPEGLLDSYEAERHPVAADVLDNTRAQMELMSTEPGARAVRRLLSELMEFEDVNRYLIEKITAIGLRYDFGGGHDLLGRRMRDVALKGGSLYELMHEGRGLLLDQTGRLSVAGWADRVDHVVDVSEELDVPAVLLRPDGHVAWVGDDQQDLLDRLPTWFGAAAD, from the coding sequence ATGATTGACGTGATCGTCGTCGGCGGCGGGCCGACCGGTCTGATGCTGGCCTGCGAGTTGAGGCTGCACGGTGTGCACGTGCTCGTGCTGGAGAAGGAGACGGAGCCGACCCCGTACGTCCGCGCACTCGGCCTCCACGTGCGCAGCATCGAGGTGATGGCCCAGCGCGGCCTGCTCGACCGGTTCCTCGCGCACGGCCGGCGCTACGAGGTCGGCGGCTTCTTCGCCGGCCTCGGTACGTCGTGGCCCGAGCGGATGGACACTGCCCACTCGTACGTCCTCGGCATCCCGCAGACGATCACCGATCGCCTGCTGGCCGAGCGCGCCGCCGAGCTCGGCGCCGAGGTCCGGCGCGGCTGCGAACTGGTCGGGCTGAGCCAGGACGAGGACGGGGTGGGCGTCGAGCTGGCCGACGGTACGCGGCTGCGCTCGCGCCACCTCGTCGGCTGCGACGGCGGCCGCAGTACGGTGCGCAAGTTGCTCGGCGTCGGCTTCCCCGGCGAGCCCTCCCGGGTCGAGACGCTGCTGGGCGAGATGGAGTTGACCGCGGAGCCCGAAACGCTGGCCGCCGTGATGGCAGAAGTGCGCAAGACGCAGCTGCGGTTCGGCGCGGCGCCCTTCGGGAACGGGGTGTACCGCGTCGTCGTGCCTGCCGAAGGGTTGGCGCAGGACCGGGCCGTCCCGCCGACCTTCGAGGAGTTCAAGCAACGGCTGCGGGCCGTCGGCGGCACCGACTTCGGCGCGCACTCACCGCGCTGGCTGTCGCGGTTCGGCGACGCCACCCGGCAGGCAGAGCGCTACCGGGTCGGCCGGGTGCTACTGGCCGGCGACGCGGCGCACATCCATCCGCCGACCGGCGGTCAGGGCCTCAACCTCGGCGTCCAGGACGCCTTCAACCTCGGCTGGAAACTCGCCGCCGAGGTGGGCGGCTGGGCGCCGGAGGGGCTGCTGGACAGCTACGAGGCAGAACGGCACCCGGTGGCCGCCGACGTGCTGGACAACACCCGCGCGCAGATGGAGCTGATGTCCACGGAGCCCGGCGCCAGGGCGGTGCGCCGGCTGCTGTCCGAGCTGATGGAGTTCGAGGACGTCAACCGGTACCTGATCGAGAAGATCACCGCCATCGGGCTCCGCTACGACTTCGGCGGGGGCCACGACCTGCTCGGCCGGCGGATGCGGGACGTCGCGCTGAAGGGCGGGAGCCTGTACGAGCTGATGCACGAGGGGCGCGGACTGCTGCTGGACCAGACGGGCCGGCTCTCGGTGGCGGGCTGGGCGGACCGCGTCGACCACGTCGTCGACGTCAGCGAGGAACTGGACGTGCCCGCGGTGCTGCTGAGGCCGGACGGCCATGTGGCGTGGGTCGGTGACGATCAGCAGGACCTGCTCGACCGGCTGCCCACGTGGTTCGGCGCTGCCGCGGACTAG
- a CDS encoding IS701 family transposase, with protein sequence MGGELADARLWAGELKALHERFVHRFSRSEPRESALAYMQGLIAPLERKNGWTLAEEAGHAGPDRIHRLLNRIDWDADEVLDDVRVYVVEHLGDPEAVLIVDDTGFLKKGVRSAGVQRQYSGTAGRTENSQIGVFLAYASGRGRTLIDRRLYLPTSWTDDRERCRAAGIDDAIAFETKVVMAKAMVRRAIAEKIPFRWVTADAAYGFSKGWRTELERADVFHVMATTRHDTVVSRWALDHPVHDLFPGLPRQKWKRRSCGDGAHGPRTYDWARVEVRPWHRKDRKHWVIARRSIRRPEEISYYITYCPAETTLDDLIRVAGSRWAVEECFQSAKQECGLDDYQVRRYDGWHRHMTLAMAAHACLTVLKAREADTGKAETDPPSSYPSPSPNSDA encoded by the coding sequence ATGGGTGGGGAACTTGCTGATGCCCGGTTGTGGGCTGGTGAACTGAAGGCTTTGCATGAGCGGTTTGTGCACCGTTTCTCCAGGTCAGAGCCGCGGGAGTCGGCTCTTGCCTATATGCAGGGGCTGATAGCTCCGTTGGAGCGGAAAAACGGTTGGACGCTCGCGGAGGAAGCGGGGCATGCGGGTCCAGATCGAATCCACCGGTTACTGAACCGGATCGACTGGGACGCGGACGAGGTCCTGGACGACGTGCGGGTCTACGTCGTCGAGCACCTCGGCGATCCGGAGGCGGTGCTGATCGTGGACGACACCGGGTTCCTAAAGAAGGGTGTCCGCTCGGCCGGGGTCCAGCGCCAGTACTCCGGAACCGCCGGTCGGACGGAGAACTCCCAGATCGGGGTATTCCTCGCCTATGCCAGCGGCCGGGGCCGCACGTTGATCGACCGGCGTCTGTATCTGCCCACGTCATGGACGGACGATCGGGAACGGTGCCGGGCCGCCGGCATCGATGACGCCATCGCCTTCGAGACGAAGGTGGTGATGGCCAAGGCCATGGTCCGCCGGGCGATCGCCGAGAAGATCCCGTTCCGCTGGGTGACCGCGGACGCCGCCTACGGCTTCTCCAAAGGCTGGCGCACCGAGCTCGAGCGGGCGGATGTCTTCCACGTCATGGCCACCACCCGGCATGACACCGTCGTTTCCCGCTGGGCCCTGGACCATCCCGTCCACGACCTGTTTCCCGGGCTGCCCCGGCAGAAATGGAAACGCCGTTCCTGCGGCGACGGCGCCCACGGCCCGAGGACCTACGACTGGGCCAGGGTGGAGGTCCGGCCCTGGCACCGCAAGGACCGCAAGCACTGGGTGATCGCCCGCCGAAGCATCCGCCGGCCCGAGGAGATCTCCTACTACATCACCTACTGCCCAGCCGAAACCACACTCGACGACCTCATCCGTGTCGCGGGAAGCCGGTGGGCGGTCGAGGAATGCTTCCAGAGTGCGAAACAGGAGTGCGGCCTGGACGACTACCAGGTCCGCCGCTACGACGGCTGGCACCGCCACATGACCCTCGCGATGGCCGCCCACGCCTGCCTCACCGTCCTGAAGGCCCGCGAGGCTGACACAGGGAAAGCAGAAACGGATCCTCCCAGCTCATACCCCTCACCCTCCCCGAACTCCGACGCCTGA
- a CDS encoding AraC family transcriptional regulator: MCLEELRTLLARHARPDWTTAVDGVLISKVDRPDPPAPSMSGTVLAVIAQGAKRIALGERVYEYGAGQYLVASVDLPVTGQFTQAAPDRPALGFGLVLDPSAVAELLLQAGPGDTPRTASGAAPSGMAVSDAPPALLDAVVRLLRLLDEPRDRAVLAPLVKREILWRLITGEQGAAVRQLGLADSGLSHVSRAVRWIREHYAEPFRVEDVARLSGMSVSAFYRHFQAVTAMSPIQFQKQIRLQEARLLLATHPGDVTGVGHRVGYDNPSQFSREYRRQFGAPPSRDAARLRSTVRAPVPVSALP; encoded by the coding sequence ATGTGCCTCGAAGAGCTCCGCACCCTGCTGGCGCGGCACGCCCGCCCCGACTGGACCACTGCCGTCGACGGCGTCCTGATCTCGAAGGTCGACCGGCCGGATCCGCCCGCGCCCTCCATGTCGGGCACCGTCCTGGCCGTCATCGCCCAGGGAGCCAAACGCATCGCGCTGGGCGAACGGGTCTACGAGTACGGAGCGGGGCAGTACCTGGTGGCATCCGTCGACCTGCCCGTCACCGGGCAGTTCACCCAGGCCGCCCCCGACCGGCCGGCCCTCGGCTTCGGCCTGGTGCTCGACCCGTCCGCCGTCGCCGAACTGCTGCTCCAGGCCGGTCCCGGGGACACCCCCCGGACCGCCTCGGGCGCCGCGCCGTCGGGGATGGCCGTCAGCGACGCCCCGCCGGCCCTGCTCGACGCGGTGGTCCGGTTGCTGCGCCTGCTCGACGAGCCCCGCGACCGGGCCGTGCTGGCCCCGCTGGTCAAGCGGGAGATCCTGTGGCGTCTGATCACCGGCGAGCAGGGGGCGGCCGTGCGCCAGCTCGGCCTCGCCGACAGCGGCCTCAGCCACGTGTCCCGGGCCGTGCGCTGGATCCGCGAGCACTACGCCGAGCCCTTCCGGGTCGAGGACGTGGCGCGGCTGTCCGGCATGAGCGTCTCAGCGTTCTACCGGCACTTCCAAGCGGTGACCGCGATGAGCCCCATCCAGTTCCAGAAGCAGATCCGGCTCCAGGAGGCCCGGCTGCTGCTCGCCACGCACCCGGGTGACGTCACGGGGGTCGGCCACCGCGTCGGCTACGACAACCCGTCGCAGTTCAGTCGCGAGTACCGCCGCCAGTTCGGCGCACCCCCGAGCCGGGACGCGGCCCGCCTGCGCAGCACCGTACGCGCCCCGGTCCCCGTCAGTGCCCTGCCCTGA
- a CDS encoding SDR family oxidoreductase: MKTVLITGTSSGYGRETARYFHEQGWNVIATMRTPRTGVLPESDRLRVVELDVTEPASISAALDAAGPVDALVNNAGVPSIGVFEDTPMARVREVFETNTFGVMAMTQAVLPRFRERGSGVVVNVTSSVVLGHMPLSAVYKASKMAVEGFTASLALELAPFGVRAKTVEPGACLTTNFGRRATNGESPAELVPAPYAAFAKKAMEEFMGQDLYTRESDVAETVWRAVHDTTGQLRFPAGADAVRLAQAK, from the coding sequence ATGAAGACCGTTCTGATCACCGGTACCTCCTCCGGCTACGGCCGGGAGACCGCACGCTACTTCCACGAGCAGGGGTGGAACGTCATCGCCACCATGCGGACGCCGCGTACGGGCGTCCTGCCCGAGTCGGACCGGCTCCGCGTCGTCGAGCTCGACGTGACCGAGCCCGCGAGCATCAGTGCCGCGCTCGATGCGGCGGGGCCCGTCGACGCCCTGGTCAACAACGCGGGCGTCCCCTCGATCGGAGTGTTCGAGGACACCCCCATGGCCCGGGTGCGGGAGGTCTTCGAGACCAACACATTCGGCGTGATGGCGATGACACAGGCGGTACTGCCCCGGTTCCGCGAGCGCGGATCCGGCGTGGTCGTCAACGTGACCTCCAGCGTGGTGCTGGGCCACATGCCGCTCTCGGCCGTCTACAAGGCGAGCAAGATGGCCGTCGAGGGGTTCACCGCGTCCCTCGCACTCGAACTCGCGCCCTTCGGCGTACGGGCCAAGACGGTCGAGCCGGGTGCCTGCCTGACGACGAACTTCGGGCGCAGGGCGACGAACGGCGAGTCGCCGGCCGAACTGGTTCCGGCGCCCTACGCGGCCTTCGCGAAGAAGGCCATGGAGGAATTCATGGGCCAGGACCTCTACACCAGGGAGAGCGACGTCGCCGAGACCGTGTGGCGGGCCGTCCACGACACGACCGGCCAGCTGCGATTCCCGGCCGGTGCGGACGCGGTGCGGCTCGCCCAGGCGAAGTGA
- a CDS encoding helix-turn-helix domain-containing protein: MITRAHHGTTSSAITRLSITAARLFDIPAHGYAHLLGLAPEHLNDDLCRTPAATGIRIAELTTVRVPWTELSLLLAEQSSIGTLGVWDYLITSAPTPLEGIRDAAAYLSIVADPGTDTLRITEDGGQIVISHVNEADQGYEPACAIRAFALGLYQRRLSAAAQRRLVPLRVTLAAGTPRRHDALIELYGTRNIEFEAPSSSLTFLAADLTGPTPHAQPGLSTVLRRHADQTLATAIPLHSWLDLFRTALASVHDETVPTLLAVARRMAVSPRTLQRRLDEHDTTWSNEVEAARRDHITRLLHSTDLSIDAIAARSGYADARALRRAVLRWYGTTPAALRRTGRPDPAGTSGEPAPQSRGPLARSVTRSTP; encoded by the coding sequence GTGATCACGCGAGCACACCACGGAACCACCTCCTCCGCCATCACCCGGCTGAGCATCACCGCGGCGCGCCTGTTCGACATACCCGCGCACGGGTACGCACACCTGCTGGGCCTGGCGCCCGAGCACCTCAACGACGACCTGTGCCGGACGCCCGCGGCCACGGGCATCCGCATCGCCGAACTGACGACCGTCCGCGTGCCCTGGACCGAGTTGTCCCTCCTGCTGGCCGAGCAGTCGAGCATCGGCACCCTCGGCGTCTGGGACTACCTGATCACCTCGGCGCCCACTCCGCTCGAGGGGATCCGGGACGCCGCCGCCTACCTCTCGATCGTCGCCGACCCCGGCACCGACACCTTGCGGATCACCGAGGACGGCGGGCAGATCGTGATCAGCCACGTCAACGAGGCGGATCAGGGCTACGAGCCTGCCTGCGCCATCCGCGCCTTTGCGCTCGGCCTGTACCAACGGCGCCTCAGCGCTGCCGCACAGCGCCGCCTCGTCCCCCTCCGGGTCACCCTGGCCGCCGGGACACCCCGCCGGCACGACGCCCTGATCGAGCTGTACGGCACCCGCAACATCGAGTTCGAGGCCCCGAGCAGCTCCCTCACGTTCCTCGCCGCCGACCTGACCGGGCCGACACCGCACGCGCAGCCCGGCCTGTCCACCGTGCTGCGCAGACACGCCGACCAGACCCTGGCCACCGCGATCCCGCTGCACAGCTGGCTGGACCTCTTCCGCACCGCGCTGGCCTCCGTCCACGACGAGACCGTTCCGACGCTGCTGGCGGTGGCACGACGCATGGCCGTCAGCCCGCGGACCCTCCAGCGCCGCCTCGACGAACACGACACCACGTGGAGCAACGAGGTGGAGGCCGCGCGCCGGGACCACATCACACGGCTGCTCCACAGCACCGACCTCAGCATCGACGCGATCGCCGCCCGCAGCGGCTACGCCGACGCGCGCGCCCTGCGCCGGGCGGTTCTGCGCTGGTACGGCACCACGCCCGCCGCCCTGCGCCGCACCGGTCGCCCGGACCCGGCCGGCACGTCCGGGGAGCCCGCCCCGCAAAGCCGTGGCCCGCTGGCCCGGTCCGTGACCAGATCGACCCCATGA